Proteins co-encoded in one Juglans regia cultivar Chandler chromosome 16, Walnut 2.0, whole genome shotgun sequence genomic window:
- the LOC109003219 gene encoding ethylene-responsive transcription factor ERN1-like: MVRKRKGSEWEEEEENSDRNMGLEQMMEEAAAVAALCGSRRNRKRYIGVRQRPSGRWVAEIKDTIQKIRVWLGTYDTAEEAARAYDEAACLLRGANTRTNFWPCSSSLHSAPALPSKITNLLLLRLKARQIASASATTSLPADFQEQETEVKDPHFDNFFNVLEDRTFYESSGASSITTSENIAQSFASSFSGLEGDCVRALDMVDNNKCTNVDGKSHGEGKDQEERDQEKEDFDMALIDLQFVDEVGSNCYCSPFEIAEEMVKPMEQENHGDEPSILGETMKRLMFERKFSASLYAFNGIPECLMLKQSGLVANGTERSEQLSHHSNLRNNGNNTREDKKVTEENLHMEVQEQVGSREKSMEIGSSSSSFSSSSSSSSSSLITETGEPSLWSSLNLPPICFI, translated from the coding sequence ATggtgagaaagagaaagggaagtgagtgggaagaagaggaagaaaacagTGATAGGAACATGGGTTTAGAGCAGATGATGGAAGAGGCTGCTGCAGTAGCAGCACTGTGTGGATCTCGGAGGAACAGGAAACGATACATTGGGGTGCGCCAGCGGCCTTCCGGGCGGTGGGTGGCCGAGATAAAGGACACAATCCAGAAGATAAGAGTATGGCTGGGAACTTATGACACTGCTGAGGAGGCTGCAAGAGCCTATGATGAGGCAGCTTGCTTGCTTCGTGGGGCCAACACTCGCACAAACTTTTGGCCTTGTTCTTCAAGCCTTCACTCAGCTCCAGCTCTTCCCTCAAAGATCACCAATCTTCTCTTGCTTAGGCTAAAAGCTAGGCAAATTGCTTCTGCATCAGCAACAACTTCTTTGCCTGCTGACTTTCAGGAGCAGGAAACAGAAGTAAAAGACCCCCACTTCGATAATTTCTTCAATGTGCTTGAAGATCGCACCTTTTATGAAAGTAGTGGTGCTAGTTCTATAACTACTAGCGAAAACATTGCCCAAAGTTTTGCATCAAGCTTTTCTGGATTGGAAGGGGATTGTGTGAGAGCATTGGATATGGTGGATAATAACAAGTGCACCAATGTTGATGGAAAGAGTCATGGTGAAGGGAAGGATCAGGAAGAAAGagatcaagaaaaagaagattttgataTGGCTCTTATAGATCTGCAGTTTGTGGATGAAGTGGGATCTAATTGTTATTGCTCACCTTTTGAGATAGCAGAGGAAATGGTGAAACCAATGGAGCAGGAGAATCATGGGGATGAACCTTCAATACTTGGAGAAACTATGAAGAGGTTGATGTTTGAACGTAAGTTCTCAGCTTCTCTTTATGCCTTCAATGGGATTCCAGAATGTTTAATGCTGAAGCAATCAGGGCTGGTGGCAAATGGAACAGAGAGGTCTGAACAATTATCCCACCACAGTAACCTCAGAAATAATGGTAATAATACTagagaagataaaaaagtaaCTGAAGAAAATCTTCATATGGAGGTGCAAGAACAGGTCGGGAGCAGAGAAAAGTCAATGGAAATAggctcttcctcttcttctttttcttcttcatcatcttcctcctcATCATCTTTGATCACAGAAACTGGTGAACCGTCTCTTTGGAGCTCACTCAATCTTCCTCCTATATGCTTTATATGA